From a single Myxocyprinus asiaticus isolate MX2 ecotype Aquarium Trade chromosome 33, UBuf_Myxa_2, whole genome shotgun sequence genomic region:
- the LOC127424642 gene encoding myosin regulatory light chain 2, atrial isoform-like: MASKKAAAKRGKPAQRGSSNVFSMFEQSQIQEFKEAFGCIDQNRDGVINKSDLKETYAQLGKLNVSDEELESMLAEGKGPINFTVFLTLFGEKLNGTDPEETILAAFKPFDPNGTGVVNKDEFKRLLMNQADKFTAEEVDHAFAMAPIDVAGNIDYKSLCYIITHGDEKEES; encoded by the exons ATG GCTAGTAAGAAAGCTGCAGCTAAGAGGGGGAAACCTGCTCAAAGGGGCTCTTCCAATGTCTTCTCCATGTTTGAGCAATCACAAATACAGGAGTTCAAAGAG GCATTTGGCTGCATAGATCAGAACCGTGATGGAGTTATTAACAAATCTGACCTGAAGGAAACCTATGCACAATTAG GGAAGCTGAATGTGAGTGATGAAGAGCTGGAGTCTATGCTAGCAGAGGGAAAAGGGCCCATCAACTTCACAGTCTTCCTCACTCTTTTTGGAGAAAAGCTCAATG GCACAGACCCAGAGGAGACCATCCTTGCTGCTTTCAAACCGTTTGACCCAAATGGTACAGGTGTTGTCAATAAGGATGA ATTCAAGAGGCTGCTAATGAACCAGGCTGATAAATTTACAGCAGAAGAG GTTGACCATGCTTTTGCCATGGCTCCAATAGATGTGGCTGGAAATATTGATTATAAATCACTTTGCTACATTATCACGCATGGTGATGAAAAAGAGGAGTCTTGA